The following proteins are co-located in the Micromonospora coriariae genome:
- a CDS encoding nucleotide disphospho-sugar-binding domain-containing protein: MRVLVVSAPLVGHVFPLVPLAVALRDAGHDVLLATGGGGLAAADAGLPVHDVAPGFDFGRIALRVLPRHPLVARAELSGTAGTRGAGLLFGALNDQLTDPVVALATRWRPDLVLHEPFAVAGAVAAARLGVPAVRQENALFDGRDLVRATTARLGAALRRHGLTELPPPAAALAVAPPSVTTQDGWPMRYTSYVGGGALPAWLREPGDRPRILVTRSTLTGPGDRGPMPAVVAAAARVDAEIVLVRPDPRSARALPGNVRVVDWIPLDEALPASAALVHHGGAGSAFGALAAGLPQLATVGPGDRRHNAELVARRGAGLALRPRDITPCSLTRLLTDDGLRAAAAQVGREIAAMPPPSELVARLAALV; the protein is encoded by the coding sequence ATGCGTGTCCTGGTGGTCTCCGCGCCGCTCGTCGGCCACGTCTTCCCGCTGGTGCCACTCGCCGTCGCGCTGCGCGACGCCGGCCACGACGTACTGCTGGCGACCGGTGGCGGCGGCCTGGCCGCCGCCGACGCCGGCCTGCCGGTGCACGACGTCGCGCCGGGCTTCGACTTCGGCAGGATCGCGCTGCGCGTGCTGCCGCGCCACCCGCTCGTCGCCCGCGCCGAGCTGTCCGGCACGGCCGGCACCCGGGGCGCCGGTCTGCTCTTCGGTGCGCTCAACGACCAGCTCACCGACCCGGTCGTCGCGCTGGCCACCCGATGGCGTCCGGATCTGGTGCTGCACGAGCCGTTCGCGGTGGCCGGCGCGGTGGCCGCCGCCCGGCTGGGCGTGCCGGCGGTCCGGCAGGAGAACGCCCTCTTCGACGGACGGGACCTGGTCCGCGCCACCACCGCACGGCTCGGCGCCGCGCTGCGCCGGCACGGCCTGACCGAGCTGCCGCCGCCCGCCGCGGCCCTGGCCGTCGCTCCGCCCAGCGTGACCACCCAGGACGGCTGGCCGATGCGGTACACCTCCTACGTCGGCGGCGGCGCGTTGCCGGCCTGGCTGCGGGAGCCGGGTGACCGGCCCCGGATCCTGGTCACCCGCAGCACCCTCACCGGGCCCGGCGACCGGGGGCCGATGCCCGCCGTGGTCGCGGCCGCCGCCCGGGTGGACGCCGAAATCGTGCTGGTCCGGCCGGACCCTCGCTCGGCCCGTGCGCTGCCCGGCAACGTCCGGGTGGTGGACTGGATCCCGCTCGACGAGGCGCTGCCGGCGAGCGCGGCGCTGGTCCACCACGGCGGGGCGGGCAGCGCGTTCGGCGCCCTCGCCGCCGGCCTGCCGCAGCTGGCCACCGTCGGCCCGGGGGACCGGCGGCACAACGCCGAGCTGGTGGCCCGTCGAGGCGCCGGCCTGGCACTACGCCCCCGCGACATCACCCCGTGTTCGCTGACCCGGCTGCTCACCGACGACGGCCTGCGGGCCGCGGCCGCGCAGGTCGGCCGGGAGATCGCCGCGATGCCGCCGCCGTCCGAGCTGGTGGCCCGGCTGGCCGCGCTCGTCTGA
- a CDS encoding dienelactone hydrolase family protein, with the protein MRHVVLFHSVYGLRPAVRAAADRLRAAGHRVVTPDLYGVQATDTVEEGFALLDKIGQEVVLDRARAALRDLPGETVLAGFSMGAGVAGALLAERPDTAGLLLLHGTGGAPEAVRAGLPVQLHLADPDPYDTPDEVAGWEREMSDAGADLTVFRYPGAGHLFTDPDLAEYAPDAAAATWPRVLAFLATP; encoded by the coding sequence ATGCGACACGTCGTGCTGTTCCACTCCGTGTACGGGCTGCGGCCCGCCGTGCGCGCCGCCGCGGACCGACTGCGCGCCGCCGGGCACCGGGTCGTCACGCCCGACCTCTACGGCGTCCAGGCCACCGACACCGTCGAGGAGGGCTTCGCGCTGCTCGACAAGATCGGCCAGGAGGTGGTGCTCGACCGGGCCCGGGCGGCGTTGCGGGACCTGCCCGGGGAGACAGTGCTCGCCGGTTTCTCGATGGGCGCCGGCGTGGCCGGGGCGCTGCTGGCCGAGCGCCCCGACACCGCCGGTCTGCTCCTGCTGCACGGCACCGGTGGCGCGCCGGAAGCCGTCCGCGCCGGTCTGCCGGTGCAGCTGCACCTCGCCGACCCGGACCCGTACGACACGCCGGACGAGGTCGCCGGGTGGGAGCGGGAGATGAGCGACGCCGGCGCCGACCTGACGGTGTTCCGCTACCCGGGCGCGGGGCACCTGTTCACCGACCCGGACCTCGCCGAGTACGCCCCGGACGCCGCCGCGGCGACCTGGCCTCGGGTGCTGGCCTTCCTCGCCACTCCCTGA
- a CDS encoding adenylate/guanylate cyclase domain-containing protein: MTTIITQRTIAPHWPVPEERRTVTVLFVDIVGSTALVDRLDPEDVRALQRAYFDTVAGVLRRWHGVVEKYVGDAVMALFGARHSDGFDAYRAVRAGLEIQAALDRRPMIGDIALRVRVGVATGEVVVDLDSAVDGGHGVASGAVITTAARLQEYAPPGAVALCAATARATAGLIAQRQLAPVPVAGRVPPGPVWHAVGPVRPSADTHDGPLIGRRRELATVRDQLSRAVREHNPRWVSLVGPTGSGRSRLLHELTTSLTTVDGVAVRWCVATCQPYPDQVLAPVADLLRGLTGIRHGDGPAVIRDRLTATLTPLLPPARVAAAVPALERLLATPDGSAASLAGAASCRDALLRLAAERPLIVAVDDLDRAAPAVSRFLHALFTAATARGLPLAVITLHQPHWADTRPGTARRVSIRPLATVQSGRLLRLLLARAGQPVALVDRLLPLVGGRPGHAAAYVRSIVGGADPAALPLPDDVRRAVGAELDRLDGERRAVLMAAATLGGVATGAAVDRALGWTPGRSGPALRGLVAVGLLIPRRAGGYAFAAPALHRVAAERLPRALRAVFANRLADAAQLDVAHPDTIARTAGSATDRAAIDRAAIVVAALAVAAVHRTGTPGRDTHRTDADGSATRRTDAAGPVTRRRELAGPVTARAEIVPLDSARSRARRLDAVFAALAARPAASTHPAGPRRHPGTPAMAPVRAAPAAPGLSGLRPTPRRGALTVVGGAPGVGRAIPRPPLIHPLDGLAASA, translated from the coding sequence ATGACCACCATCATCACGCAGCGGACCATCGCCCCGCACTGGCCGGTGCCGGAGGAGAGACGCACGGTGACCGTGCTCTTCGTCGACATCGTCGGCTCCACCGCACTGGTGGACCGGCTGGACCCGGAGGACGTCCGGGCGCTGCAACGGGCCTACTTCGACACTGTCGCCGGCGTGCTGCGCCGCTGGCACGGGGTGGTCGAGAAGTACGTCGGCGACGCGGTGATGGCCCTGTTCGGCGCGCGGCACTCCGACGGCTTCGACGCGTACCGGGCGGTCCGCGCCGGGCTGGAGATCCAGGCCGCGCTGGACCGCCGCCCGATGATCGGTGACATCGCGCTGCGGGTGCGCGTCGGCGTGGCCACCGGCGAGGTGGTGGTCGACCTGGACAGCGCGGTCGACGGCGGTCACGGCGTGGCCAGCGGCGCGGTGATCACCACGGCGGCCCGCCTGCAGGAGTACGCGCCACCCGGCGCCGTCGCGCTCTGCGCGGCCACCGCCCGGGCCACGGCCGGCCTGATCGCCCAGCGCCAACTGGCGCCGGTGCCGGTCGCCGGGCGGGTGCCGCCGGGCCCGGTCTGGCACGCCGTCGGTCCCGTGCGCCCGAGTGCCGACACGCACGACGGCCCGCTGATCGGCCGCCGTCGCGAACTGGCGACCGTGCGGGACCAGCTGAGCCGGGCGGTCCGCGAGCACAACCCGCGCTGGGTGTCCCTGGTCGGTCCGACCGGCAGCGGTCGTAGCCGGCTGCTGCACGAGCTGACCACGTCGCTGACCACGGTGGACGGGGTGGCGGTGCGCTGGTGCGTGGCGACCTGCCAGCCGTACCCGGACCAGGTGCTCGCGCCGGTCGCGGACCTGCTGCGCGGCCTCACCGGGATCCGCCACGGCGACGGCCCGGCGGTGATCCGCGACCGGTTGACGGCGACCCTGACACCGCTGCTCCCGCCGGCCCGGGTCGCCGCGGCGGTCCCGGCGCTGGAACGGTTGCTGGCCACCCCGGACGGCTCGGCGGCCTCGCTGGCCGGCGCCGCGTCCTGCCGGGACGCCCTGCTGCGCCTGGCCGCCGAGCGGCCGCTGATCGTCGCCGTGGACGACCTGGACCGGGCCGCACCCGCGGTGAGCCGGTTCCTGCACGCGCTGTTCACCGCCGCAACGGCGCGCGGGCTGCCGCTCGCCGTGATCACCCTGCACCAGCCGCACTGGGCCGACACCCGACCCGGCACGGCCCGGCGGGTGTCGATCCGGCCGCTGGCCACGGTCCAGAGCGGGCGACTGCTGCGCCTCCTGCTGGCCCGGGCCGGGCAACCGGTGGCTCTGGTCGACCGGCTGCTGCCGTTGGTGGGCGGCCGTCCCGGGCACGCGGCGGCGTACGTGCGTTCCATCGTCGGCGGCGCGGACCCGGCGGCGCTCCCACTGCCCGACGACGTGCGCCGGGCGGTCGGCGCGGAGCTGGACCGGCTCGACGGCGAGCGACGAGCGGTGCTGATGGCCGCTGCCACCCTGGGCGGCGTGGCCACCGGCGCGGCGGTGGACCGGGCGCTCGGTTGGACGCCCGGGCGGTCCGGGCCGGCGCTGCGCGGGCTCGTCGCCGTCGGGCTGCTGATCCCCCGCCGCGCCGGCGGGTACGCGTTCGCCGCGCCGGCGCTGCACCGGGTCGCCGCCGAGCGGCTGCCCCGCGCACTGCGGGCCGTCTTCGCCAACCGGCTGGCCGACGCCGCCCAGCTCGACGTCGCTCACCCGGACACGATCGCGCGGACCGCCGGTTCCGCCACTGACCGGGCCGCCATCGACCGGGCCGCCATCGTCGTCGCCGCCCTGGCCGTCGCCGCCGTGCATCGAACGGGGACTCCCGGCCGCGACACACACCGTACGGATGCCGACGGCTCGGCCACGCGCCGCACGGATGCCGCCGGCCCGGTCACCCGCCGCAGGGAACTCGCCGGCCCGGTCACCGCTCGGGCGGAGATCGTGCCGCTTGACTCCGCCCGGTCCCGGGCCCGCCGCCTCGACGCCGTCTTCGCGGCGCTGGCCGCGCGGCCGGCCGCCTCGACCCACCCGGCGGGGCCGCGCCGGCATCCCGGCACCCCCGCGATGGCACCGGTCCGTGCGGCGCCCGCCGCACCAGGCTTGTCCGGGCTGCGGCCCACTCCCCGGCGCGGCGCGCTGACCGTCGTCGGTGGGGCGCCCGGCGTGGGGCGCGCCATACCCCGCCCGCCGTTGATCCACCCGCTGGACGGCCTTGCGGCGTCCGCGTGA